Proteins from one Pygocentrus nattereri isolate fPygNat1 chromosome 16, fPygNat1.pri, whole genome shotgun sequence genomic window:
- the pou5f3 gene encoding POU domain, class 5, transcription factor 1: protein MCDVSESPGSECSELVRSVCPPAPGPEALHLQEPSLLFNRPSSFSSLSPPQAQTFFPFAAVGGDFRPGEVQAGDFSQPKPWYPFPGHDYMGQVAGSHPANLSPPIAETREQIRMAEVKIEKEMRGEDYGEVKLQQPQFPTPGASGLYYPTPWPPSFWPGLPHVSAPCGPGQAVPAVSVSSSTPPSSTSPSLSPSPPSSAFYSGASAQLAPAAHAHTAGRSSGSSSGGCSDSEEEENLTTEELEQFAKELKHKRITLGFTQADVGLALGNLYGKMFSQTTICRFEALQLSFKNMCKLKPLLQRWLNEAETSENPQDMYKIERVFVDTRKRKRRTSLEGSVRTALESYFMKCPKPNTLEITHISDDLGLERDVVRVWFCNRRQKGKRLALPLDDETIEGQYYEQSPTPPPHMGGTPLSGQGYLAPTHTGGVPTLYMPPIHRPDVFKQALHPGLVGHLSS, encoded by the exons ATGTGTGATGTGTCTGAAAGCCCTGGGTCGGAGTGCAGTGAGCTGGTCCGGTCCGTGTGCCCGCCAGCCCCGGGCCCTGAGGCCCTGCACCTCCAGGAGCCCAGCCTGCTTTTTAACAGGCCCTCATCTTTCAGCAGCCTCAGCCCTCCTCAGGCCCAGACTTTCTTCCCCTTCGCGGCTGTAGGGGGTGACTTCAGACCCGGCGAGGTGCAGGCCGGGGACTTCTCCCAGCCCAAACCGTGGTACCCCTTCCCGGGGCATGATTACATGGGGCAGGTGGCGGGGTCCCACCCTGCCAACCTCAGCCCCCCCATCGCCGAGACCCGGGAGCAGATCAGGATGGCTGAAGTGAAGATCGAGAAAGAGATGAGGGGGGAGGATTACGGGGAGGTCAAACTGCAGCAGCCCCAGTTCCCTACCCCGGGGGCCTCGGGCCTCTACTATCCCACCCCGTGGCCCCCATCCTTCTGGCCCGGGCTGCCGCACGTCTCGGCGCCCTGTGGCCCAGGCCAGGCTGTGCCGGCTGTCTCCGTGTCCTCCTCCACCCCGCCGTCCTCCACgtccccctcgctctctccctctccgccCAGCAGCGCCTTCTACAGCGGGGCCTCGGCGCAGTTGGCGCCCGCCGCGCATGCGCACACTGCCGGCAGAAGCAGCGGCTCTTCCAGTGGGGGCTGCAGTGACTCCGAAGAAgag GAGAACTTGACCACAGAGGAGTTGGAGCAGTTTGCCAAAGAGCTGAAGCATAAGCGCATCACTCTTGGTTTCACTCAGGCAGATGTGGGACTGGCACTGGGGAACCTCTACG GAAAAATGTTCAGTCAGACGACTATCTGCCGCTTTGAAGCTCTTCAGCTCAGTTTTAAGAACATGTGCAAGCTAAAGCCGCTGTTACAGAGATGGCTTAATGAAGCAGAGACCTCAGAGAACCCCCAGGAT atgtACAAGATTGAGAGGGTGTTTGTCGacacaagaaagagaaagaggcgAACTAGTTTAGAGGGTTCAGTCCGCACTGCTCTTGAGTCGTACTTTATGAAGTGTCCCAAGCCCAACACACTGGAAATCACGCACATATCTGATGACCTTGGCTTGGAGAGAGAT GTGGTCCGTGTCTGGTTCTGTAACCGCAGACAGAAAGGCAAGCGTCTGGCTTTACCCTTGGATGATGAGACCATAGAGGGTCAGTATTATGAACAAAGTCCAACACCACCTCCGCACATGGGAGGCACACCCCTCTCTGGTCAGGGTTATCTGGCACCCACTCACACTGGGGGAGTCCCTACTTTGTACATGCCACCGATTCACCGGCCCGATGTCTTCAAACAGGCCCTGCACCCTGGGCTGGTGGGCCACCTTTCCAGCTAA